The Methylomusa anaerophila genome has a segment encoding these proteins:
- a CDS encoding phage tail protein, giving the protein MDSYVGEIRLFAGTYAPLEWLFCEGQVLPTNQYQALYAVLGNTYGGNASQGTFALPDLRGRAPMGSGTGTGLTARNLNDAPGSVTVTLTSAQMPSHTHTVKGKVPTPTSMSADPQNNAWTNVARSTPIYTNNAPNTALDQKAVSAFPGGGLPHDNVQPCVGINYIISLYGTFPPSD; this is encoded by the coding sequence ATGGATTCGTATGTGGGAGAAATCCGGTTGTTCGCCGGTACCTATGCGCCGCTGGAGTGGCTGTTTTGTGAGGGGCAGGTGCTTCCCACCAACCAATACCAGGCTTTATACGCCGTGCTGGGAAATACGTACGGGGGGAACGCTTCGCAAGGCACATTCGCCCTGCCCGACTTGCGGGGCAGGGCGCCGATGGGGTCCGGTACAGGCACCGGTTTGACAGCAAGAAATCTCAATGATGCTCCCGGCAGCGTTACGGTGACATTAACCTCTGCGCAAATGCCCAGCCATACTCATACCGTAAAGGGTAAGGTCCCCACCCCCACTAGTATGAGCGCTGACCCGCAAAACAATGCTTGGACAAATGTTGCCAGGAGCACGCCGATTTATACGAATAATGCACCGAATACCGCGTTGGATCAAAAAGCGGTGAGTGCCTTTCCGGGCGGTGGTTTGCCGCATGACAATGTCCAGCCGTGTGTCGGCATAAACTATATTATTTCGCTATATGGCACATTCCCTCCGTCCGACTAG
- the glgD gene encoding glucose-1-phosphate adenylyltransferase subunit GlgD, whose protein sequence is MKSIMGFINTFENDSMLREMTRFRPLAALPFAGRYRLIDFILSNMINSGITNVGILATGNYRSLMDHLRSGKEWDLARKRDGLFILPSISASCGWTGLAGDLADVHNNLDYIRASRQQYVLLSGTGTVCNMDYRLVYDFHQEKKADITVLYKDCHNHPDKDLANATVVETDSEGRITDMEIYPVKPRFNKLALDMYFMERELLVELIDAAISRGGTNLVRDCFQNNLGNFQIYGYPFPGNVARIHSIQSYFRHSMDLLKPEVYQELFFEYGTIYTKVKDEAPAKYQQSANVQAALIANGSVVAGTVKNSILFRGVQIHKNAKVINSIIMQKGEIGPGVVLENVICDKDVHITEGKKLKGELNHPIVIEKGTVI, encoded by the coding sequence TTGAAAAGCATTATGGGTTTTATCAATACCTTTGAAAACGACAGTATGCTGCGGGAAATGACCCGGTTTCGGCCGCTGGCTGCATTGCCTTTTGCCGGTCGGTACCGGTTGATCGATTTTATCTTGTCCAATATGATAAATTCCGGTATTACCAATGTAGGGATTTTGGCTACAGGTAATTACCGGTCGCTTATGGATCATCTGCGTTCAGGCAAAGAGTGGGATTTGGCCCGCAAACGGGACGGCTTGTTCATACTGCCGTCAATCAGCGCTTCCTGCGGCTGGACGGGACTGGCCGGCGATCTGGCGGATGTCCATAATAATCTGGATTACATCCGCGCCAGTCGGCAACAATATGTGCTTTTGTCCGGCACCGGTACCGTATGCAACATGGATTACCGGCTGGTTTACGATTTTCACCAGGAGAAAAAAGCCGACATTACCGTTCTGTACAAAGACTGCCACAACCACCCCGATAAGGATTTGGCCAACGCGACAGTAGTGGAAACAGACAGCGAGGGGCGTATTACCGATATGGAGATCTACCCGGTAAAACCCCGTTTTAACAAACTGGCTTTAGATATGTATTTTATGGAAAGGGAGCTGCTGGTGGAATTAATCGACGCGGCCATATCCCGGGGCGGGACCAACCTGGTAAGGGATTGTTTTCAAAACAACCTTGGCAATTTCCAAATTTATGGTTATCCTTTTCCGGGCAATGTGGCCAGAATTCATTCTATCCAGAGTTATTTCCGCCATAGCATGGATTTATTGAAACCGGAAGTTTACCAGGAATTATTTTTTGAGTACGGGACTATTTATACCAAGGTAAAGGATGAAGCTCCGGCCAAATACCAGCAAAGCGCCAACGTGCAGGCAGCCCTCATTGCCAACGGTTCGGTAGTGGCCGGTACGGTAAAGAACAGTATTTTATTCCGGGGTGTACAGATTCATAAAAATGCTAAGGTTATCAACAGCATCATTATGCAAAAAGGGGAAATCGGACCCGGTGTGGTGCTGGAGAACGTTATTTGCGACAAAGATGTACACATAACCGAAGGGAAGAAACTGAAAGGGGAACTGAATCATCCGATTGTAATTGAAAAGGGGACAGTGATTTAG
- a CDS encoding phage tail protein, producing MAEYYLGEIRMWAGPRIPAGWRLCDGSLLDVATYQALYTLIGTTYGSTSANNFALPDLRGRLAVGQGQGPGLTPHNLGAAGGRENVVLTTAQIPGHTHTIYATSTAGTANIPGPAAVWAHCETPKPYSTVTAAAPPDAAMSVAALTSDGGNQPHNNVMPSLVINFIIAVQGGLYPTPA from the coding sequence ATGGCAGAATATTATCTGGGAGAAATACGAATGTGGGCCGGTCCCCGCATACCGGCGGGGTGGCGGCTGTGTGACGGCAGCCTGCTGGATGTGGCAACTTATCAAGCGCTTTATACGCTCATTGGAACAACCTACGGCAGCACCAGCGCAAATAACTTCGCCCTGCCGGATTTGCGGGGGCGGCTGGCTGTCGGCCAGGGGCAAGGACCCGGCTTGACGCCGCATAATTTAGGCGCTGCCGGCGGCAGGGAAAATGTTGTCTTAACTACCGCTCAGATTCCCGGCCATACCCACACGATTTATGCCACCTCGACGGCGGGCACAGCCAACATTCCCGGCCCTGCGGCGGTCTGGGCCCATTGTGAAACGCCCAAACCCTATTCAACCGTCACTGCCGCCGCGCCGCCGGACGCTGCCATGAGCGTGGCCGCGCTGACGTCTGACGGGGGGAATCAGCCGCATAATAATGTAATGCCGTCGCTGGTGATAAACTTTATCATCGCCGTACAAGGCGGCCTATATCCCACGCCGGCTTAA
- a CDS encoding phage tail protein, with protein MSDWFIGEIRLFSYGLIPRGWTPCDGRLLQVQQNTALFSLIGNYFGGDGRTTFALPDLRGRVAVHPQVADPTRIAFQKMGMTAGGETHQLTISEVPAHTHAAQANTEAGTGYAVAGNVWAAGAAGQNLYGALPASPPQMNGGAVSPQGGGQGHENMQPFLALSYCIATTGLYPQRP; from the coding sequence ATGAGTGATTGGTTTATAGGTGAAATCAGGCTATTTTCGTATGGGCTGATACCACGCGGCTGGACGCCTTGCGACGGCAGGCTGCTGCAGGTTCAGCAAAATACGGCGCTGTTTAGCCTTATCGGCAATTATTTCGGCGGGGACGGCCGAACCACCTTTGCTTTGCCGGACTTGCGGGGGCGGGTCGCGGTGCATCCGCAAGTTGCCGATCCGACCAGAATTGCGTTCCAGAAAATGGGGATGACCGCCGGCGGCGAAACGCATCAGTTGACCATCAGTGAAGTTCCTGCCCATACCCATGCGGCCCAGGCCAATACGGAGGCGGGAACAGGTTACGCCGTGGCGGGAAATGTTTGGGCGGCCGGGGCCGCCGGCCAGAATTTATACGGTGCGCTCCCCGCTTCGCCGCCACAAATGAATGGCGGCGCAGTAAGCCCGCAGGGCGGCGGCCAGGGGCATGAAAATATGCAGCCCTTTCTGGCGCTGAGTTATTGTATCGCGACCACGGGGCTTTATCCCCAAAGACCATAA
- a CDS encoding glycogen/starch/alpha-glucan phosphorylase has product MFKTTEEFKTEFVDKLQTLFGQSLDDSSPKDKYIALASLIRDHISKRWYQTNKQYRYSGEKQVYYFSMEFLLGKLLVNNLFNLGIKDICRQGLAEMGISLEELEALEPDAGLGNGGLGRLAACFLDSLAALQFPGHGCGIRYRHGLFEQKIINGYQVELPDNWLEDGYVWEVRKADRAVTVKFGGNVRMETHEGQCIFYHENYEPVRAVPYDVPVVGYNCETVNTLRLWSAEADEFDFSSFSKGDYLKAVEYKYNVEATTQVLYPDDNYQEGRILRLKQQYFFVAAGIASIVRRYMKNHCEAYNSITKFHEYISIHINDTHPALAIPELMRVFIDEEGLSWEEAWHITVNTVSYTNHTILPEAMEKWPIDMFKCLLPRIYMIVEEINKRYCAALWQRYPGEWEKIRRMAIIADGYVHMAHLAVVGSHSVNGVAKIHSEILKKQVMANFHEFYPYRFNNKTNGVTHRRWLANANPQLAALITDTIGFSWLAHPTDLTNLHKYAGDAVFQEKIAQVKRHNKEVLAKYIKDHNGITVDVDSIFDVHVKRIHAYKRQTLNVLHIMDLYNRLKESPDLDIAPRTFIFGGKAAPGYHLAKRTIKLITTLAGMVNKDPLVKNKIKIVFLENYSVSLAELIIPAADVSEQISTASKEASGTGNMKFMMNGAVTICTLDGANIEMRDEVGAENIIVFGLTADEVIRYYTQGGYNVLDLYHSDKRIKMLVDQLTNGFFPVGFDEFDAIYHSLIRTNDEYFVLKDFGTYISAQNRINEFYKNQSSWRKLSINNIAFSGRFSTDRTISEYAIGIWKIKPLVVRVGGRQYSSPACLLDD; this is encoded by the coding sequence ATGTTCAAAACTACCGAAGAGTTCAAAACGGAATTTGTGGATAAACTGCAAACCTTGTTTGGGCAAAGTCTGGACGACTCGTCCCCCAAAGACAAATATATCGCCCTGGCCAGTCTGATCCGGGACCACATCAGCAAGCGCTGGTACCAAACCAACAAGCAATACCGCTATAGCGGGGAGAAGCAGGTCTATTACTTTTCTATGGAGTTCCTGCTGGGAAAATTGCTGGTCAATAATCTTTTCAACTTGGGCATAAAAGATATCTGCCGCCAGGGACTGGCCGAGATGGGAATCAGCCTGGAAGAACTGGAGGCGCTGGAGCCGGATGCCGGCCTGGGCAATGGCGGTTTAGGGCGGTTGGCGGCATGTTTTCTTGATTCGCTGGCTGCCCTGCAGTTTCCCGGTCATGGCTGCGGCATCCGTTACCGTCATGGTCTGTTCGAACAAAAAATCATCAATGGGTACCAGGTGGAACTTCCGGACAACTGGCTCGAGGACGGATACGTCTGGGAGGTACGGAAGGCCGACCGGGCCGTTACCGTGAAATTTGGCGGCAACGTCCGGATGGAAACTCACGAGGGCCAATGTATTTTTTATCATGAAAATTATGAACCGGTCCGGGCCGTGCCTTATGATGTCCCGGTGGTTGGCTATAACTGTGAAACGGTAAACACGCTGCGGCTTTGGAGCGCCGAAGCTGATGAATTCGACTTTTCTTCCTTCAGTAAAGGCGATTACCTTAAAGCGGTGGAGTATAAATATAATGTGGAAGCTACCACGCAAGTACTGTATCCTGATGATAACTATCAAGAAGGACGGATCTTAAGGCTAAAACAGCAGTATTTCTTCGTAGCGGCAGGTATCGCCAGCATTGTGCGGCGCTACATGAAGAATCACTGTGAAGCATATAATTCCATAACCAAATTCCATGAATACATTTCCATCCATATTAATGATACCCATCCGGCACTGGCCATTCCGGAACTAATGCGCGTCTTCATTGATGAAGAGGGGTTATCCTGGGAAGAAGCCTGGCACATTACCGTGAATACGGTATCCTATACAAATCATACCATACTGCCGGAAGCTATGGAAAAATGGCCCATAGATATGTTCAAATGTTTATTGCCGCGTATCTACATGATTGTAGAGGAAATCAATAAACGCTATTGCGCCGCTCTTTGGCAGCGGTATCCCGGTGAGTGGGAAAAAATCCGGCGCATGGCCATTATTGCCGATGGCTATGTGCATATGGCCCATTTGGCCGTGGTTGGCAGTCACAGCGTTAACGGCGTGGCGAAAATTCATTCGGAGATATTGAAGAAGCAAGTAATGGCCAATTTCCACGAATTCTATCCTTACCGGTTTAACAATAAAACCAATGGGGTAACCCACCGCCGCTGGCTGGCTAATGCCAATCCCCAGCTAGCCGCTTTAATTACCGATACGATCGGTTTTAGCTGGCTGGCTCATCCTACCGACCTTACCAATCTGCACAAATATGCCGGGGATGCCGTTTTCCAGGAGAAAATAGCCCAGGTAAAGCGCCATAATAAGGAGGTTCTTGCCAAGTATATTAAGGATCATAACGGCATCACAGTTGATGTTGACTCCATATTTGACGTGCATGTAAAGCGCATTCATGCTTATAAGCGCCAAACCCTCAACGTCCTGCATATTATGGATTTGTACAACAGACTGAAGGAAAGCCCCGATCTTGATATTGCGCCGCGTACCTTTATCTTTGGCGGTAAGGCGGCTCCGGGCTACCATTTGGCTAAACGGACAATAAAGCTTATTACTACTTTAGCCGGAATGGTGAACAAAGATCCGCTGGTTAAGAATAAGATCAAGATAGTCTTCCTGGAAAACTACAGCGTATCCCTGGCGGAACTGATTATACCGGCGGCGGATGTCAGTGAGCAAATTTCCACCGCCAGCAAAGAAGCGTCAGGTACCGGCAATATGAAATTCATGATGAACGGGGCGGTTACCATCTGTACGCTGGATGGCGCCAACATTGAAATGCGGGATGAGGTTGGCGCCGAAAATATCATTGTTTTCGGGCTAACGGCCGACGAGGTAATCCGTTACTATACTCAGGGCGGCTATAACGTGCTTGATCTTTACCACAGCGACAAGCGGATCAAGATGCTGGTAGACCAACTGACAAACGGGTTCTTCCCCGTAGGTTTCGACGAGTTTGACGCCATCTACCACTCGCTGATCCGGACCAATGACGAATACTTTGTCCTGAAAGATTTCGGGACCTATATCAGTGCTCAGAACCGTATCAATGAGTTTTATAAAAATCAGAGCAGCTGGAGAAAATTATCAATTAATAATATTGCTTTTTCCGGACGCTTTTCCACCGACCGGACGATATCCGAATACGCTATCGGTATCTGGAAAATTAAGCCTCTTGTTGTCCGGGTAGGCGGCAGGCAATATTCCTCTCCCGCCTGTTTACTGGATGATTAG
- the glgA gene encoding glycogen synthase GlgA: MVKVLFVASEAAPFVKTGGLGDVVGSLPKELVKHGVDVRVILPRYGDIPEHFREKMTLVTTLTVPVGWRKQYCGLFELEQEGIHWYFIDNEQYFKRPGVYGYYDEAERFAYFGRAVLTLIPHLDWQPDILHCHDWQTGVIAPLVKTQYEQYPGVEGLYTIHTIHNLAYQGIFPREVLEDLMGLTDTVFTNDGLEFHGCVNFLKGALAFSDLITTVSCSYAQEIQTPYFGEQLDGFLRKRQRDLHGIVNGIDYEIYDPAADGEIFVNYNWRGTTKRLENKVKLQAALGLPVNKNIPLIGIVSRLVSPKGFDLVARVLDEILALDVQLVVLGSGEAHYQHIFLDAAWRYPGQVSANIGFTDSLSRKIYAGSDLFLMPSRFEPCGIGQLIALRYGSLPVVREVGGLKDTVLAYDKETGEGNGFNFANYNAHDMLYTLEQAVELYKDHKTWAKIMKNAMRADFSWHNSALKYVELYTGLKGPEQQ, encoded by the coding sequence ATGGTGAAAGTATTGTTTGTAGCCTCTGAGGCAGCACCTTTTGTAAAAACCGGCGGTTTAGGGGATGTAGTCGGCTCACTACCCAAGGAACTTGTAAAGCATGGAGTTGACGTCAGGGTAATCCTGCCCAGATATGGTGATATTCCCGAACACTTTCGCGAAAAGATGACACTTGTGACCACACTGACGGTTCCGGTCGGATGGCGCAAACAGTACTGCGGCCTGTTTGAGCTTGAGCAGGAGGGAATACACTGGTATTTCATCGACAATGAACAATATTTTAAGCGGCCCGGTGTATACGGTTATTATGATGAGGCCGAGCGGTTCGCCTACTTTGGCCGCGCTGTTTTGACTCTCATACCCCACCTTGACTGGCAGCCGGACATTCTCCATTGCCATGACTGGCAAACGGGAGTCATTGCACCGCTGGTTAAGACTCAATATGAGCAATATCCTGGCGTTGAAGGGCTATACACCATTCATACCATTCATAATCTGGCCTATCAGGGAATATTCCCGCGGGAAGTGCTGGAAGACCTTATGGGCCTCACAGATACTGTGTTTACCAATGACGGGCTGGAATTCCACGGCTGTGTAAACTTCCTGAAAGGGGCGCTGGCATTTAGCGATCTGATCACGACTGTAAGCTGTTCCTACGCTCAGGAAATACAAACACCGTACTTTGGCGAACAACTGGACGGTTTTCTGCGCAAGCGGCAGCGTGATCTCCATGGGATTGTAAACGGTATTGATTACGAGATTTACGATCCGGCCGCTGATGGGGAAATTTTTGTAAACTACAACTGGCGCGGCACCACCAAAAGGCTGGAAAATAAGGTAAAGCTGCAGGCGGCGCTGGGCTTGCCGGTAAATAAGAATATTCCCCTCATCGGCATCGTGTCCCGTCTGGTCAGCCCCAAGGGTTTTGACCTGGTGGCGCGGGTGCTGGACGAAATACTGGCGCTGGATGTTCAACTGGTGGTACTGGGAAGCGGGGAGGCGCATTATCAGCATATATTCCTGGACGCCGCCTGGCGTTACCCCGGCCAGGTGTCGGCAAATATCGGCTTTACCGACTCGCTGTCCCGCAAAATCTACGCCGGCTCTGATTTATTCCTCATGCCGTCCCGCTTTGAGCCGTGCGGCATCGGCCAGCTTATCGCCCTGCGTTACGGCAGCCTGCCTGTCGTCAGGGAAGTGGGGGGCCTGAAAGATACGGTGCTGGCTTACGATAAAGAGACAGGAGAAGGAAACGGGTTTAACTTTGCCAATTATAATGCCCACGACATGCTTTATACCCTTGAGCAGGCGGTGGAACTGTATAAGGACCACAAAACATGGGCCAAGATTATGAAAAACGCCATGCGCGCCGATTTTAGCTGGCATAATTCCGCCCTTAAGTATGTAGAATTGTATACCGGACTTAAAGGGCCGGAGCAGCAATAG
- a CDS encoding bifunctional glycogen debranching protein GlgX/4-alpha-glucanotransferase — translation MGYHAIMHDSQDLRYRSPFGAASCRSTITLRLSIDRQEFSATADAVILRTWRDRTGESLKVMVVTREEASGRQWYETSITAPDEPGHLWYYFIIRQGSQTYYYGNNSEELGGLGLITDSRPQSYQISVYRPEAKTPAWMKDAVIYQIFPDRFYNGSPDGRVMNPKPGSLLHASWQDTPVYTRDVETGAILAYDFFGGNLAGVIKKLPYLKELGITAIYFNPLFDAPSNHKYDTGDYKTIDPMFGDNALFAELCAQAQAMGIYVILDGVFSHTGSDSLYFNKEGNYPGVGAYQSPASPYYSWYRFSAYPDGYESWWGIDTLPNVNETDPSYIRYIIAAEDSVLKHWLRLGAKGWRLDVADELPSEFIARFRQALKEQDPDAVLIGEVWEDASRKVAYGELRQYFSGDHLDSVMNYPFRQTVLNFLLGCMDGETVQRVLMNLYENYPQENFYAAMNVIGTHDVPRILTLLGEAPAEVQQTKLAAFKHKLTPEQRSKGIARLKLAVLWQMTFPGAPCVYYGDEAGLEGYSDPLNRRPYPWGREDTRLVAWYKQMIALRHQYTVLRSGHWLPLLAQGDAYGYARRLTGGRDVFGRLVADNTAIVLLNRNPIETVHIDLDLNHLIGDQLYAYDLLNNDEKIPFTENGHLVLDLKPLAGMLLAADKEEHPRPGDRMSGVLLHPTSLPGRYGIGDLGDAAFQFVDFLQTAKQRLWQVLPLNPTGFGESPYQCPSAFAGNPLLLSPDRMIERGWLTRPEVDAAFAAEKFPDSYIDFARVKAWKERLFRQAFTRFRQQPKPESYQSFVTTHGDWLEDYALFMALRQRFAGGKWNLWDAAIAGRQAEARRQYKQELAGEIEYHFFLQYAFWQQWGELKTYANGKGIRLLGDLPLFVAHDSADVWAKPELFNLDKQGNPAAVAGVPPDYFSATGQLWGNPLYRWDVMAGDDYAWWRRRLEVIFTVVDIARMDHFRGLESYWEIPAGEKTAVKGRWVSGPGEKFFRVIGRYFENLPLIAEDLGVITPAVNRIKNQFAFPGMQVLQFGFGDGAAAPALPYNHSRNSVVYTGTHDNNTLLGWWREVQKDNLCLQNIVLDHLKQLHLGEDNSETGVCEQLVRLACMSRADTVILPLQDVLLLGGEARMNRPGTVGGNWRWRFREGDLTPAVAGRLAGWTEFGGRG, via the coding sequence ATGGGATACCACGCAATAATGCATGACTCTCAGGATTTACGCTACCGCAGCCCTTTTGGGGCTGCTTCTTGTCGTTCAACCATTACTTTAAGGCTAAGTATAGACAGACAGGAGTTTTCAGCAACCGCTGACGCCGTTATATTGCGCACATGGCGGGACCGGACCGGCGAGAGCTTAAAAGTCATGGTAGTAACCCGGGAAGAAGCATCCGGGCGCCAGTGGTACGAAACTTCCATTACTGCGCCGGATGAACCCGGTCACCTCTGGTATTACTTTATAATCAGGCAGGGCAGCCAGACTTATTATTATGGGAACAACAGCGAAGAGCTGGGGGGCCTGGGGCTGATCACCGATTCGCGGCCGCAGTCGTATCAAATTTCCGTCTACCGGCCGGAGGCCAAGACGCCGGCGTGGATGAAAGACGCCGTTATCTATCAGATATTCCCGGATCGGTTCTATAACGGCTCGCCCGACGGCCGGGTAATGAATCCAAAGCCGGGAAGCCTGCTGCACGCATCCTGGCAGGATACTCCCGTATATACCCGCGATGTGGAGACAGGCGCCATCCTGGCCTATGATTTTTTTGGCGGCAACCTGGCCGGCGTGATCAAGAAATTGCCGTATCTAAAAGAATTAGGCATAACCGCCATCTATTTCAATCCTTTGTTCGACGCGCCCAGCAATCATAAATATGACACCGGCGATTACAAGACCATTGACCCCATGTTTGGGGATAATGCTCTTTTCGCCGAGCTGTGCGCCCAAGCCCAGGCCATGGGCATCTATGTCATCCTGGACGGGGTATTCAGTCACACCGGCAGCGACAGCCTTTATTTCAATAAAGAAGGGAATTACCCGGGGGTGGGCGCTTACCAGTCCCCGGCGTCTCCCTATTACAGCTGGTACCGGTTCAGCGCTTACCCGGACGGCTATGAATCCTGGTGGGGCATTGACACCCTGCCTAACGTCAACGAGACGGACCCGTCGTACATCCGCTATATTATTGCGGCGGAAGACAGTGTTCTTAAACATTGGCTGCGTTTGGGCGCCAAAGGTTGGCGCCTGGATGTGGCTGACGAGCTGCCGTCCGAGTTTATTGCTAGGTTCCGGCAAGCATTAAAAGAACAGGATCCTGATGCCGTTTTGATCGGCGAAGTGTGGGAAGATGCTTCCCGCAAAGTGGCCTATGGCGAACTACGGCAGTATTTCAGCGGCGATCATCTTGACAGTGTGATGAATTATCCTTTTCGTCAAACGGTATTGAATTTTTTGCTGGGGTGCATGGATGGAGAAACTGTGCAGCGGGTATTGATGAATTTATATGAAAACTACCCGCAGGAAAACTTTTATGCGGCCATGAATGTCATTGGCACGCATGACGTTCCCCGGATTTTAACCCTGTTAGGGGAAGCTCCGGCCGAAGTCCAGCAAACGAAACTAGCCGCCTTTAAGCACAAATTGACGCCGGAGCAGAGAAGCAAGGGAATAGCCAGATTGAAACTGGCGGTATTATGGCAGATGACCTTTCCCGGCGCCCCCTGCGTCTACTATGGCGATGAGGCCGGACTTGAAGGCTACAGCGATCCCTTAAACCGGCGGCCTTACCCGTGGGGGCGGGAGGATACCCGGCTGGTGGCCTGGTACAAGCAGATGATTGCCCTGCGCCATCAATATACTGTACTGCGCAGCGGCCACTGGCTGCCGCTGCTGGCCCAGGGCGACGCGTACGGCTACGCCCGCCGGTTAACCGGCGGCCGGGATGTGTTTGGCCGGCTGGTTGCCGATAACACCGCCATAGTGCTTCTAAACCGGAACCCAATTGAAACGGTGCACATTGACCTTGACCTGAACCATTTGATCGGCGATCAGCTTTACGCCTATGATTTGCTAAATAATGATGAAAAAATCCCCTTTACTGAAAACGGGCATCTGGTGCTTGACCTGAAACCCTTGGCGGGAATGCTGCTGGCGGCGGATAAGGAAGAGCATCCCCGGCCAGGAGACAGAATGAGCGGCGTGCTGCTTCATCCTACTTCCCTGCCCGGACGGTACGGGATCGGCGACTTGGGGGACGCGGCATTCCAATTTGTTGATTTTCTCCAGACTGCCAAACAGCGGTTGTGGCAGGTACTGCCGTTAAATCCCACCGGTTTTGGGGAATCCCCCTATCAGTGTCCGTCGGCTTTTGCCGGCAACCCGCTGCTCCTGTCCCCTGACCGGATGATTGAGCGGGGCTGGCTGACCAGGCCGGAAGTGGATGCTGCCTTTGCGGCGGAGAAGTTTCCCGACAGTTATATAGATTTTGCTCGGGTCAAAGCTTGGAAAGAGCGGCTGTTCCGCCAGGCTTTCACCCGTTTCCGCCAGCAGCCAAAGCCGGAAAGCTACCAAAGCTTTGTCACAACCCATGGCGACTGGCTGGAGGACTACGCCCTGTTCATGGCCTTAAGGCAACGTTTTGCCGGGGGCAAGTGGAATTTGTGGGATGCCGCAATCGCCGGCCGGCAGGCTGAGGCCCGGCGGCAATATAAGCAGGAACTGGCCGGGGAAATAGAGTATCATTTCTTCCTCCAGTATGCCTTTTGGCAGCAATGGGGCGAACTGAAAACATACGCCAACGGGAAAGGTATCCGCCTGTTGGGCGATCTACCCCTGTTTGTAGCTCACGACAGCGCCGATGTCTGGGCTAAGCCGGAACTGTTCAATCTGGATAAACAGGGAAATCCGGCGGCGGTAGCCGGGGTTCCTCCCGATTATTTCAGCGCCACCGGTCAATTATGGGGCAATCCCCTGTACCGATGGGATGTCATGGCCGGGGACGACTACGCCTGGTGGCGCCGACGCCTGGAGGTCATCTTCACCGTGGTTGACATTGCCCGTATGGATCATTTCCGGGGCTTGGAGTCCTACTGGGAAATACCGGCCGGTGAAAAAACAGCTGTAAAGGGTCGCTGGGTATCCGGCCCGGGGGAAAAGTTTTTCCGGGTTATTGGCCGTTACTTCGAGAATCTGCCCCTGATAGCCGAGGACTTGGGAGTAATTACGCCCGCAGTGAACCGCATCAAGAACCAGTTTGCCTTTCCCGGCATGCAGGTGCTGCAGTTTGGGTTTGGCGACGGCGCGGCGGCTCCGGCTCTGCCGTATAATCATAGCCGGAATTCGGTGGTATATACCGGCACCCATGATAACAACACCCTGCTCGGCTGGTGGCGGGAAGTGCAAAAAGATAATTTATGCCTTCAGAATATAGTCCTGGATCATTTGAAACAGTTACACCTAGGCGAGGATAACAGTGAGACGGGAGTATGCGAGCAACTGGTCCGTCTGGCCTGCATGAGCCGTGCCGACACTGTTATCCTACCCCTGCAGGACGTGCTGTTATTAGGCGGTGAAGCCCGCATGAACCGGCCGGGCACTGTCGGCGGCAACTGGCGGTGGCGCTTTCGCGAAGGAGATTTAACGCCGGCAGTAGCCGGACGACTGGCTGGCTGGACCGAGTTCGGCGGACGGGGATAA